A single genomic interval of Physeter macrocephalus isolate SW-GA chromosome 5, ASM283717v5, whole genome shotgun sequence harbors:
- the DBNL gene encoding drebrin-like protein isoform X3 — MAVNLSRNGPALQEAYERVVKEKSPTDWALFTYEGNSNDIRVAGTGEGGLEEMVEELSSGKVMYAFCRVKDPNSGLPKFVLINWTGEGVNDVRKGACANHVSTMASFLKGAHVTVNARAEEDVEPECIMQKVARASGANYTFHRESSRFQDTGPQAPVGSVYQKTNAVSEIKRVGKDSFWAKAEKEEETRKLEEKRRAEEERRRLEQERRERELREAALREQRCGEQGAEAGPQSRKCEPHEALSRSRAEPEPVCPQPAHPREIFKQKERAVSTTSISSPQPGKLRSPFLQKQLTQPETPLSRESAHATSRPRAEWAVSSRADLCEEPVPSAPPCSVPVEEEAVYEEPPEQETLYEEPPMVQQQDSSSEPVDQYPGLSGKGLCARALYDYQAADETEISFDPENLITGIEVIDEGWWRGYGPDGRFGMFPANYVELIE, encoded by the exons ATGGCTGTGAACCTGAGCCGGAACGGGCCGGCGCTGCAGGAGGCCTACGAGCGAGTGGTCAAGGAGAAGTCCCCGACCGACTG GGCCCTCTTCACCTATGAAGGCAACAGTAATGACATCCGTGTGGCTGGCACTGGGG AGGGGGGCCTGGAGGAAATGGTGGAGGAGCTCAGCAGTGGGAAGGTGATGTACGCCTTCTGCCGAGTGAAGGACCCCAACTCCGGCCTGCCCAAGTTTGTCCTCATCAACTGG ACCGGCGAGGGTGTGAATGACGTGCGGAAGGGAGCGTGCGCCAACCACGTCAGCACCATGGCCAGCTTCCTGAAG GGGGCCCATGTGACCGTCAACGCCAGGGCCGAGGAGGACGTGGAGCCCGAGTGTATCATGCAGAAGGTGGCCAGGGCCTCAGGGGCCAACTACACCTTCCACAGAGAGAGCAGCCGCTTCCAGGACACGGGCCCCCAGGCCCCAGTG GGCTCTGTGTACCAGAAGACCAACGCTGTGTCTGAGATCAAAAGGGTTGGCAAAGACAGCTTCTGGGCCAAAGCAGAG aaggaggaggagacccGCAAGCTGGAGGAGAAGCGGCGGGCGGAGGAGGAGCGGCGGCGGCTGGAGCAGGAGCGCCGAGAGCGGGAGCTGCGCGAGGCCGCCCTCAGGGAGCAGCGCTGTGGGGAGCAGGGCGCCGAGGCCGGGCCCCAGAG CAGGAAGTGTGAGCCGCACGAAGCGCTTTCCAGGAGCCGAGCGGAGCCG GAGCCTGTCTGTCCACAGCCAGCACACCCACGGGAGATTTTCAAGCAGAAGGAGAGGGCCGTGTCCACCACGTCCatctccagcccccagccag GCAAGCTGAGGAGCCCCTTCCTGCAGAAGCAGCTCACCCAGCCGGAGACCCCCCTCAGCAGAGAGTCAGCTCACGCCACCTCAAGGCCCAGGGCAG AGTGGGCTGTGTCCTCCCGTGCAGATCTCTGCGAGGAGCCGGTGCCCAGCGCCCCTCCGTGCTCGGTGCCGGTGGAAGAGGAGGCCGTGTacgaggagcccccagagcaggAGACCCTCTACGAGGAGCCTCCAATG GTGCAGCAGCAGGATAGCAGCTCTGAGCCCGTTGACCAGTACCCGGGGCTGAGTGGGAAAGGGCTCTGTGCCCGGGCCCTGTACGACTACCAGGCAG CCGACGAGACCGAGATCTCCTTTGACCCTGAGAACCTCATCACGGGCATTGAGGTGATTGACGAAGGCTGGTGGCGTGGCTATGGGCCAGACGGCCGCTTTGGCATGTTTCCCGCCAACTATGTGGAGCTCATTGAGTAA
- the DBNL gene encoding drebrin-like protein isoform X10: MKATVMTSVWLALGTGEGVNDVRKGACANHVSTMASFLKGAHVTVNARAEEDVEPECIMQKVARASGANYTFHRESSRFQDTGPQAPVGSVYQKTNAVSEIKRVGKDSFWAKAEKEEETRKLEEKRRAEEERRRLEQERRERELREAALREQRCGEQGAEAGPQSRKCEPHEALSRSRAEPEPVCPQPAHPREIFKQKERAVSTTSISSPQPGKLRSPFLQKQLTQPETPLSRESAHATSRPRAEWAVSSRADLCEEPVPSAPPCSVPVEEEAVYEEPPEQETLYEEPPMVQQQDSSSEPVDQYPGLSGKGLCARALYDYQAADETEISFDPENLITGIEPSHARLWSKKCPTPALAPVPPVVALVCAPSDL; the protein is encoded by the exons ATGAAGGCAACAGTAATGACATCCGTGTGGCTGGCACTGGGG ACCGGCGAGGGTGTGAATGACGTGCGGAAGGGAGCGTGCGCCAACCACGTCAGCACCATGGCCAGCTTCCTGAAG GGGGCCCATGTGACCGTCAACGCCAGGGCCGAGGAGGACGTGGAGCCCGAGTGTATCATGCAGAAGGTGGCCAGGGCCTCAGGGGCCAACTACACCTTCCACAGAGAGAGCAGCCGCTTCCAGGACACGGGCCCCCAGGCCCCAGTG GGCTCTGTGTACCAGAAGACCAACGCTGTGTCTGAGATCAAAAGGGTTGGCAAAGACAGCTTCTGGGCCAAAGCAGAG aaggaggaggagacccGCAAGCTGGAGGAGAAGCGGCGGGCGGAGGAGGAGCGGCGGCGGCTGGAGCAGGAGCGCCGAGAGCGGGAGCTGCGCGAGGCCGCCCTCAGGGAGCAGCGCTGTGGGGAGCAGGGCGCCGAGGCCGGGCCCCAGAG CAGGAAGTGTGAGCCGCACGAAGCGCTTTCCAGGAGCCGAGCGGAGCCG GAGCCTGTCTGTCCACAGCCAGCACACCCACGGGAGATTTTCAAGCAGAAGGAGAGGGCCGTGTCCACCACGTCCatctccagcccccagccag GCAAGCTGAGGAGCCCCTTCCTGCAGAAGCAGCTCACCCAGCCGGAGACCCCCCTCAGCAGAGAGTCAGCTCACGCCACCTCAAGGCCCAGGGCAG AGTGGGCTGTGTCCTCCCGTGCAGATCTCTGCGAGGAGCCGGTGCCCAGCGCCCCTCCGTGCTCGGTGCCGGTGGAAGAGGAGGCCGTGTacgaggagcccccagagcaggAGACCCTCTACGAGGAGCCTCCAATG GTGCAGCAGCAGGATAGCAGCTCTGAGCCCGTTGACCAGTACCCGGGGCTGAGTGGGAAAGGGCTCTGTGCCCGGGCCCTGTACGACTACCAGGCAG CCGACGAGACCGAGATCTCCTTTGACCCTGAGAACCTCATCACGGGCATTGAG CCCAGCCATGCCCGCCTCTGGAGTAAGAAGTGCCCCACACCGGCCCTAGCTCCTGTCCCTCCTGTTGTAGCCCTCGTGTGTGCACCCTCAGACCTCTGA
- the DBNL gene encoding drebrin-like protein isoform X11 has translation MKATVMTSVWLALGTGEGVNDVRKGACANHVSTMASFLKGAHVTVNARAEEDVEPECIMQKVARASGANYTFHRESSRFQDTGPQAPVGSVYQKTNAVSEIKRVGKDSFWAKAEKEEETRKLEEKRRAEEERRRLEQERRERELREAALREQRCGEQGAEAGPQSRKCEPHEALSRSRAEPEPVCPQPAHPREIFKQKERAVSTTSISSPQPGKLRSPFLQKQLTQPETPLSRESAHATSRPRADLCEEPVPSAPPCSVPVEEEAVYEEPPEQETLYEEPPMVQQQDSSSEPVDQYPGLSGKGLCARALYDYQAADETEISFDPENLITGIEVIDEGWWRGYGPDGRFGMFPANYVELIE, from the exons ATGAAGGCAACAGTAATGACATCCGTGTGGCTGGCACTGGGG ACCGGCGAGGGTGTGAATGACGTGCGGAAGGGAGCGTGCGCCAACCACGTCAGCACCATGGCCAGCTTCCTGAAG GGGGCCCATGTGACCGTCAACGCCAGGGCCGAGGAGGACGTGGAGCCCGAGTGTATCATGCAGAAGGTGGCCAGGGCCTCAGGGGCCAACTACACCTTCCACAGAGAGAGCAGCCGCTTCCAGGACACGGGCCCCCAGGCCCCAGTG GGCTCTGTGTACCAGAAGACCAACGCTGTGTCTGAGATCAAAAGGGTTGGCAAAGACAGCTTCTGGGCCAAAGCAGAG aaggaggaggagacccGCAAGCTGGAGGAGAAGCGGCGGGCGGAGGAGGAGCGGCGGCGGCTGGAGCAGGAGCGCCGAGAGCGGGAGCTGCGCGAGGCCGCCCTCAGGGAGCAGCGCTGTGGGGAGCAGGGCGCCGAGGCCGGGCCCCAGAG CAGGAAGTGTGAGCCGCACGAAGCGCTTTCCAGGAGCCGAGCGGAGCCG GAGCCTGTCTGTCCACAGCCAGCACACCCACGGGAGATTTTCAAGCAGAAGGAGAGGGCCGTGTCCACCACGTCCatctccagcccccagccag GCAAGCTGAGGAGCCCCTTCCTGCAGAAGCAGCTCACCCAGCCGGAGACCCCCCTCAGCAGAGAGTCAGCTCACGCCACCTCAAGGCCCAGGGCAG ATCTCTGCGAGGAGCCGGTGCCCAGCGCCCCTCCGTGCTCGGTGCCGGTGGAAGAGGAGGCCGTGTacgaggagcccccagagcaggAGACCCTCTACGAGGAGCCTCCAATG GTGCAGCAGCAGGATAGCAGCTCTGAGCCCGTTGACCAGTACCCGGGGCTGAGTGGGAAAGGGCTCTGTGCCCGGGCCCTGTACGACTACCAGGCAG CCGACGAGACCGAGATCTCCTTTGACCCTGAGAACCTCATCACGGGCATTGAGGTGATTGACGAAGGCTGGTGGCGTGGCTATGGGCCAGACGGCCGCTTTGGCATGTTTCCCGCCAACTATGTGGAGCTCATTGAGTAA